The Solibacillus sp. FSL W7-1436 genome window below encodes:
- a CDS encoding alpha/beta fold hydrolase, with protein MTIIERKVKTGDYETFIMEGGIGNKDAVILIHGSGPGANGKANWQFVIEDYAEDFHVVALDLFGFGNTDHPEEYPENGVQWMSVRVKQVLDLMDALNIEKANLIGNSLGGVVATYLNMAAPERFNKIVLMGAGVSLSQPTPELSKLANFHLDPTKENLRNLLSWFVYDLDRMQDFVDQVVEARWEAFQRPEIQRSYRENFTRSTMIEFQIPQTALERMQNEFLLIHGYYDRFVPLQSSLYALEHLPNAKLHILKRCGHWAMIEQREEFLHATKHFFTKDKKEVHS; from the coding sequence ATGACAATTATAGAGCGCAAAGTAAAAACAGGCGATTACGAAACATTTATTATGGAGGGCGGAATCGGAAATAAAGATGCGGTTATTTTAATCCATGGATCTGGCCCTGGAGCAAATGGTAAAGCGAACTGGCAATTTGTCATCGAGGATTATGCGGAAGATTTCCACGTAGTTGCCCTTGATCTATTCGGTTTCGGCAACACGGACCATCCGGAGGAATATCCGGAAAACGGTGTGCAATGGATGTCGGTTCGTGTGAAGCAAGTACTCGATTTAATGGATGCGCTGAACATTGAAAAAGCAAATCTGATCGGGAACTCTCTAGGCGGCGTAGTAGCAACTTATTTAAATATGGCTGCTCCAGAGCGCTTCAATAAAATTGTGCTGATGGGTGCGGGTGTCTCATTGTCACAGCCAACACCGGAGCTGTCAAAACTGGCAAACTTCCATTTAGACCCGACAAAAGAAAACTTGCGCAACTTACTGAGCTGGTTCGTTTATGACCTGGACCGTATGCAGGATTTTGTAGATCAAGTGGTCGAGGCACGTTGGGAAGCATTCCAACGCCCGGAAATCCAGCGTTCCTACCGTGAAAACTTTACACGTTCAACAATGATCGAATTCCAAATTCCACAAACGGCACTGGAGCGTATGCAAAATGAATTTTTATTAATCCATGGTTACTACGATCGTTTCGTACCGTTACAAAGCAGCCTATATGCACTGGAACACTTACCGAATGCAAAGCTGCATATCTTAAAAAGATGCGGTCACTGGGCAATGATCGAGCAGCGTGAAGAGTTTTTACACGCGACAAAGCACTTTTTCACAAAGGATAAAAAAGAAGTACATTCTTAA
- a CDS encoding acyl-CoA dehydrogenase family protein, translating into MMTTALTERQIEVMNKMQEIAANVRKRVKETEEIRRIPEATMQELKDSGLMYILRPERYGGLQTNVETYSQVIIELSKACASTGWIASLCAIRDIMVAESFSEKAHLEIFSDNPEDVLFAGVYEPRSCTVRKVEGGYLVEEGHWMFCSGSLHATWGYFGMYTKDENDNILEQLLMTVPFDVLEIEDDWHTLGLRGTGSNAVRMKNVFVPEHRVTSFVKILDGDFQSPHLRDIPLYNSALFPCLILSLGLPGLGVVKEMLDNFKQSLPYRTAQHMGVKMIKDAASTHQLLATAELKVETAELYFMNLAKSIDEWAAKGEIMPKDLRLKALADIGYANEMLNDAVQAILRASGSGFVYDASPMQRLLRDFLTLNSHRSLSPVITRENYGRQLAGLQPNQIRY; encoded by the coding sequence ATGATGACGACAGCGCTTACAGAAAGACAAATTGAAGTTATGAATAAAATGCAGGAGATTGCAGCGAATGTTCGTAAACGTGTAAAGGAAACAGAGGAGATTAGAAGAATACCAGAAGCGACGATGCAGGAATTGAAAGATTCTGGCTTAATGTATATTTTACGTCCCGAACGATACGGTGGTTTACAGACAAATGTCGAAACTTACAGCCAGGTCATTATTGAACTATCGAAAGCATGTGCTTCAACTGGATGGATTGCCTCTCTTTGTGCGATTCGCGACATTATGGTGGCGGAATCATTCAGTGAAAAAGCCCATCTGGAAATTTTCTCTGACAACCCGGAGGATGTATTATTTGCGGGTGTATATGAACCAAGATCCTGTACTGTACGGAAGGTGGAAGGCGGTTACCTTGTTGAGGAAGGTCACTGGATGTTCTGCTCCGGTTCACTGCATGCGACATGGGGTTACTTCGGTATGTATACAAAAGATGAGAACGATAACATTTTAGAGCAGCTGTTAATGACAGTACCGTTTGATGTGCTGGAAATTGAAGATGACTGGCATACGTTAGGCCTTCGAGGAACGGGCAGTAACGCTGTTAGAATGAAAAATGTTTTCGTACCGGAACACCGGGTTACTTCATTTGTGAAAATTCTGGACGGAGATTTCCAGTCACCGCATTTACGCGATATTCCGTTATATAACTCTGCACTGTTCCCGTGTTTAATTTTATCATTGGGCTTACCTGGTCTAGGTGTTGTGAAAGAGATGCTCGATAATTTCAAACAATCATTGCCGTACCGTACTGCCCAGCATATGGGTGTAAAAATGATCAAAGATGCAGCGAGTACACATCAGTTATTGGCAACAGCCGAACTAAAAGTAGAAACAGCTGAACTTTACTTTATGAATTTAGCAAAATCGATTGATGAGTGGGCAGCAAAAGGTGAGATTATGCCAAAAGATTTACGCCTGAAAGCTTTGGCGGATATTGGCTACGCAAATGAAATGCTGAACGATGCAGTTCAGGCAATTTTAAGAGCAAGTGGTTCCGGATTTGTGTATGATGCGAGTCCGATGCAGCGTCTCCTTCGTGATTTCTTGACATTAAACTCCCACCGCTCTTTGTCTCCGGTTATTACGAGAGAAAACTATGGCAGACAATTAGCAGGTTTACAGCCAAATCAAATTCGATATTAA
- the dmpG gene encoding 4-hydroxy-2-oxovalerate aldolase, giving the protein MRDIHILDVSLRDGSHSMKHQYSEQQVRDIARGLNQAGVEYFEVAHGDGLGGSSLQYGLSAVDELKLIEAAAAECTDSKVAVLLIPGIGIKDDLKNAVNVGAKMARVATHVTEADISAQHIAYSRELGLKTAGFLMMAHMAPTSVIVEQAKLFESYGAEIVYVTDSAGYLLPDQVTERIRALKENIGCEIGFHAHNNMSLAMANSLAAIEAGATYIDGSLRALGAGSGNTQTEVLVAVLQRMGIQTGVDLYNIIDAANDIVAPILPRPQEISGSSLIMGYAGVYSSFLLHTEKASKQFGVDERDILVELGRRKTVGGQEDLIYEVAQSLRK; this is encoded by the coding sequence ATGAGAGACATTCATATTTTAGACGTATCGTTGCGAGACGGCAGTCACTCCATGAAGCACCAGTATTCCGAGCAGCAAGTACGTGACATTGCAAGAGGATTAAATCAGGCGGGTGTAGAGTATTTTGAAGTCGCACATGGTGATGGCTTAGGCGGATCGAGCTTGCAGTACGGTCTGTCAGCTGTGGACGAGCTGAAGTTAATCGAAGCTGCTGCCGCTGAATGTACCGATTCAAAAGTGGCTGTCCTACTTATTCCCGGTATCGGAATTAAGGATGATTTAAAAAATGCAGTGAATGTGGGCGCAAAGATGGCACGTGTTGCAACACATGTGACAGAGGCGGATATTTCAGCACAGCATATTGCCTATAGCCGTGAATTGGGACTGAAAACTGCGGGATTTCTGATGATGGCCCATATGGCTCCGACAAGCGTCATTGTCGAGCAGGCTAAACTATTTGAAAGTTACGGTGCGGAAATCGTGTATGTGACAGATTCTGCAGGTTACCTATTACCGGATCAAGTAACCGAACGAATTCGTGCATTGAAAGAAAATATCGGCTGTGAAATCGGCTTCCACGCACATAATAATATGTCGCTGGCTATGGCGAATTCTTTAGCGGCAATCGAAGCGGGCGCTACCTATATTGACGGATCATTACGTGCATTAGGGGCAGGCAGCGGCAATACACAAACCGAAGTATTAGTTGCGGTATTGCAGCGTATGGGCATTCAGACAGGTGTTGATCTGTACAATATTATCGATGCGGCAAATGACATCGTCGCACCTATTTTACCGCGTCCGCAGGAAATTTCAGGTTCAAGCCTGATTATGGGATATGCAGGGGTGTACTCCAGCTTCTTACTCCATACCGAAAAAGCTTCCAAACAATTCGGTGTAGATGAACGCGATATTCTAGTTGAGCTGGGCCGCCGTAAAACAGTCGGCGGACAGGAAGATTTAATTTATGAAGTGGCACAGAGTTTGCGGAAATAA
- a CDS encoding acyl-CoA dehydrogenase family protein, with translation MGETVVSTLSVSEMLVENARQLIPKLREATLEIDKNSQIPDEIIQEMREKGLLKVLRPKIFGGHETSMQNYFDVVTEISRGNPSAGWFTALSNIRDYMISYVYGEKALAEIFGPNRDNDVILAGNFKPIRIDIEKVDGGYFIKDAQWPFVSGAPYADWFYCGAPVDDGNGGIEMAILIVPREDVTVLDDWDVVGLKGSGSNSIVIKEVFVPDHRISLDRLAQQRHYMIDELKDNPLYRTPFVPSLTLSIAAPVLGTALGGFDVHMERVNKAGIGNTFYNKMSDAPLTHLQIAEIDMKLECARSLFENAIKILDDYSTSGKEFTQKVSIRIKAQYGYANQLCKEAYDLMLAGAGSVFAYNNNVFQAFYRDFITMHLHAFITPSSLLETHGRLMVDLEPNTYFA, from the coding sequence ATGGGAGAAACAGTAGTAAGTACATTGTCTGTAAGCGAAATGCTTGTTGAGAACGCGCGCCAGCTCATTCCTAAATTACGTGAAGCAACATTGGAAATAGATAAAAACAGCCAAATTCCAGATGAAATCATTCAGGAAATGCGTGAAAAAGGATTATTGAAGGTATTACGACCAAAAATCTTCGGTGGACATGAAACAAGTATGCAGAATTACTTTGATGTCGTAACTGAAATCAGCCGCGGAAACCCGTCTGCCGGGTGGTTCACAGCATTAAGCAATATTCGCGATTACATGATTTCCTATGTATATGGCGAAAAAGCGCTGGCTGAGATTTTTGGACCAAACCGTGATAATGATGTGATTTTAGCCGGGAACTTCAAACCGATCCGTATCGATATTGAAAAAGTTGACGGCGGTTACTTCATTAAAGATGCACAGTGGCCTTTCGTATCGGGTGCTCCGTATGCTGACTGGTTCTACTGTGGCGCACCGGTTGACGATGGCAACGGCGGAATTGAAATGGCGATTTTAATCGTGCCTCGTGAAGATGTAACAGTTTTGGATGACTGGGATGTAGTCGGATTAAAAGGATCAGGCAGTAACAGTATTGTCATTAAGGAAGTGTTTGTCCCGGATCACCGCATTTCATTAGACCGTTTAGCGCAGCAGCGCCATTATATGATCGATGAATTAAAGGACAATCCGTTATACCGTACACCATTCGTACCGTCACTGACGTTATCGATTGCAGCCCCGGTATTAGGCACAGCTCTTGGCGGATTCGATGTCCATATGGAACGAGTGAATAAAGCAGGTATCGGCAATACATTCTACAACAAAATGTCGGATGCACCGCTGACACATTTACAGATTGCGGAAATCGATATGAAATTGGAGTGCGCAAGGTCGTTATTCGAAAATGCGATCAAAATTTTGGACGATTACTCAACGAGCGGCAAGGAATTCACGCAAAAAGTGAGCATTCGCATTAAAGCACAGTACGGCTATGCCAACCAATTATGTAAGGAAGCCTATGATTTGATGCTGGCGGGAGCAGGTTCGGTATTTGCATATAATAACAATGTATTCCAGGCATTTTACCGCGACTTTATTACGATGCATTTACACGCATTCATTACACCATCAAGCCTGCTTGAGACACATGGACGTTTAATGGTGGATTTAGAGCCAAACACATATTTTGCATAG
- a CDS encoding alpha/beta fold hydrolase, with product MTVANEVTIKSSHVKTGKYTSFVHEAGSKTNETILFLHGSGPGVTSIANWNYALNDCGNDFHCLAPDLYGFADSDHPDEPLKNRQMWMDCWVEQLIELLDYYEIEKAHVVGNSLGCSIALELLLEYPERFDRVVLMGPGGTPNTKLSLELARAKSFYDNPSKKRLQQIMGWFVYDKDAMQPVIDGLTDARFANAMREEVKRSNNSIFATAAVPIPVIALNRINHEILLIHGQNDKVCSIESSYYLAEHIPNAQLHVFPQCGHWTQIEKKEQFNYLIQQFFNRKI from the coding sequence ATGACAGTAGCAAATGAAGTGACGATCAAATCGAGTCACGTGAAAACAGGTAAATATACATCGTTTGTTCATGAGGCGGGTTCAAAGACAAATGAAACGATTTTATTTTTACACGGTTCAGGTCCAGGTGTAACGTCAATCGCCAACTGGAACTATGCATTGAATGACTGCGGAAATGATTTTCACTGTTTAGCACCTGACCTATACGGCTTTGCGGATAGTGATCATCCGGATGAGCCGCTTAAAAATCGCCAAATGTGGATGGATTGCTGGGTGGAGCAATTAATTGAGTTACTAGATTACTATGAAATCGAAAAAGCACATGTAGTAGGGAATTCGTTAGGCTGTTCCATTGCACTCGAATTGCTGCTTGAATATCCGGAACGCTTTGACCGGGTTGTATTAATGGGTCCTGGCGGTACACCTAATACGAAGCTAAGCTTGGAGCTGGCTCGTGCAAAATCATTCTATGACAATCCTTCTAAAAAACGTCTACAACAAATTATGGGATGGTTCGTTTACGACAAAGACGCGATGCAGCCAGTTATTGACGGTTTAACAGATGCACGTTTTGCCAATGCAATGCGTGAAGAAGTGAAACGCTCAAATAACTCTATTTTCGCAACGGCGGCAGTACCGATTCCTGTCATCGCATTGAACCGCATCAACCACGAGATTTTATTAATCCATGGTCAAAACGATAAAGTATGCTCAATCGAATCAAGCTATTATTTAGCAGAACATATTCCGAATGCACAATTGCATGTATTCCCTCAATGCGGTCACTGGACACAAATCGAGAAAAAAGAACAGTTTAATTATTTAATCCAACAATTCTTTAACCGTAAAATTTAA
- a CDS encoding VOC family protein: MTNPEISKLGHFGLVSTDLEKSLWFFKEVIGLEETEEADGVHYLRAWGDFEHHTLTLRAGEESRLDHIAWRTKRPEDVDAFAENLQKEGIEINWVEEGTEKGQGKAFRFQLPSKHTFEIYFDMEKTLAAPETRSVLKNQTHKSWNRGVSPRRIDHVNLLSSIPANEFSDFMIQHLGFNLREYVEAPDGSYLGAWLSVTPLVHDIAFSFDPHSASTHEVHHISYWLDNAQDLLRAADILKENGIEFKGPGKHGISQAMYIYAIDPGSGVRLEIFTNGYLIFEPDWEPIRWTLDEMSLGFTYWGDQMDNNPENNPTIKA; the protein is encoded by the coding sequence ATGACAAATCCGGAAATTTCAAAACTTGGCCATTTTGGTTTAGTAAGTACAGATTTAGAAAAATCACTTTGGTTTTTTAAAGAAGTAATTGGTCTTGAAGAAACAGAAGAAGCAGACGGTGTTCACTATTTACGTGCATGGGGTGATTTTGAACACCATACATTAACACTTCGCGCGGGCGAGGAGTCTCGCCTTGATCATATTGCATGGCGTACAAAACGTCCGGAAGATGTAGATGCTTTTGCTGAAAATCTCCAAAAAGAAGGAATCGAAATCAACTGGGTAGAGGAAGGCACGGAAAAGGGTCAAGGAAAAGCATTCCGCTTCCAGCTTCCTAGTAAACATACATTTGAAATTTACTTTGATATGGAAAAAACATTGGCTGCACCTGAAACACGTTCCGTATTAAAAAATCAGACACATAAATCATGGAATAGAGGCGTTTCACCTCGCCGTATTGACCATGTGAATCTATTAAGCTCAATCCCGGCAAATGAATTTTCAGATTTTATGATTCAGCACTTAGGATTTAACCTGCGTGAATATGTGGAAGCACCGGACGGCAGCTACTTAGGCGCATGGTTAAGTGTAACACCGCTCGTTCACGACATTGCATTCAGCTTTGATCCGCATTCCGCTTCTACACATGAAGTACACCATATTTCATACTGGTTGGATAATGCTCAGGATCTACTGCGTGCAGCGGATATTTTAAAAGAAAACGGTATTGAGTTTAAAGGACCGGGAAAACACGGTATTTCACAGGCAATGTACATTTATGCGATCGACCCTGGCAGTGGCGTACGTCTGGAAATCTTCACAAACGGCTATTTAATTTTCGAGCCGGATTGGGAGCCGATTCGTTGGACTTTGGATGAGATGAGCTTAGGTTTCACTTATTGGGGCGATCAAATGGACAATAACCCTGAAAATAACCCGACAATTAAAGCGTAA
- a CDS encoding flavin reductase family protein: MDDRLFRNAMGKFATGVTVITTEHDKQEHGMTANAFMSVSLEPKLVVISIGEKARCLPKIKESGIFGVNILAEDQQDYSMVFAGQKKDEVVEVTFERLAGVPVLQGAIAQISCDVVSEYVEGDHTLFIGKVRDIKLDETKEPLLFYAGKYRSLETITV; the protein is encoded by the coding sequence ATGGATGACCGTTTATTCAGAAATGCGATGGGTAAGTTTGCGACAGGTGTTACCGTCATTACAACAGAGCACGATAAACAAGAGCATGGTATGACAGCAAATGCATTCATGTCTGTTTCTTTAGAGCCGAAGCTAGTTGTGATTTCAATCGGTGAAAAAGCACGCTGCCTGCCGAAAATTAAAGAGAGCGGCATTTTCGGTGTCAATATTTTAGCTGAGGATCAACAAGACTATTCAATGGTTTTTGCCGGTCAAAAGAAAGATGAAGTCGTAGAGGTAACTTTCGAGCGTTTGGCAGGTGTACCGGTTTTACAAGGTGCCATTGCACAAATCAGCTGTGACGTAGTATCGGAGTACGTTGAAGGCGATCATACTTTGTTCATCGGCAAAGTACGGGATATTAAGCTGGATGAAACGAAAGAGCCGTTATTATTCTATGCGGGCAAATACCGTTCATTAGAAACAATTACTGTATAA
- a CDS encoding acetaldehyde dehydrogenase (acetylating) has translation MTKLKVGIIGSGNIGTDLMYKIERCDALEMAVMVGIDPQSEGLARARDRGYIAIENGIEGFKTQLEEVDIVFDATSAYAHKENYEVVKAAGKKMIDLTPAAIGPFTVPPVNLSEHFEKDNVNMVTCGGQATIPIVAAISRVVPVDYAEIVATVASKSAGPGTRANIDEFTRTTANAIEVVGGAKKGKAIIILNPAEPPIMMRDTVHALVAETGKEDEIRASIKEMIEEVKTYVPGYSLCGEPIFEGNKVSVLLEVEGIGDFFPPYSGNLDIMTAAAARVANKLAKNLIAQGAVVR, from the coding sequence TTGACGAAGTTAAAAGTAGGCATCATCGGTTCCGGGAATATCGGTACGGATTTAATGTATAAAATTGAGCGTTGTGATGCACTGGAGATGGCGGTCATGGTAGGGATTGATCCGCAGTCGGAAGGTTTGGCACGTGCACGCGACCGGGGCTATATCGCAATTGAAAATGGTATTGAAGGGTTTAAAACACAGTTAGAAGAAGTTGATATCGTCTTTGATGCGACGAGCGCCTATGCTCACAAGGAAAACTACGAGGTTGTAAAAGCTGCAGGTAAAAAGATGATTGATTTAACACCGGCAGCAATCGGACCGTTCACTGTTCCGCCGGTAAATTTAAGTGAGCATTTTGAAAAGGACAATGTCAATATGGTAACTTGCGGCGGCCAGGCAACGATTCCGATTGTGGCGGCGATCTCCCGTGTTGTGCCAGTTGATTATGCAGAAATCGTAGCAACTGTCGCAAGTAAAAGTGCAGGCCCGGGTACACGAGCGAATATCGATGAATTTACACGGACAACGGCAAATGCGATCGAAGTTGTCGGCGGTGCAAAAAAAGGGAAAGCAATTATCATTTTAAATCCGGCAGAACCGCCGATTATGATGCGTGATACAGTCCATGCACTCGTAGCGGAGACAGGGAAAGAAGATGAAATCCGCGCTTCTATTAAAGAGATGATTGAGGAAGTAAAAACATACGTCCCGGGCTACAGTCTATGTGGTGAACCGATTTTTGAAGGGAATAAAGTATCGGTTTTATTGGAAGTGGAAGGGATTGGCGATTTCTTCCCGCCGTATTCAGGTAACTTGGACATTATGACGGCAGCTGCTGCACGTGTGGCAAATAAATTAGCCAAAAATCTAATAGCGCAAGGAGCGGTTGTGCGATGA
- the tcuA gene encoding FAD-dependent tricarballylate dehydrogenase TcuA, with translation MLNEQADIVVVGAGNAALCAAISAAEHGTKVTVLEISSEEEKGGNTTYTHGSIRFAFKNGEEVRQLLPDMTDEEFAMTDFGSYPSEQFFDDVCTMSNFRTDYDLTSVMTDKSFETMQWLLDHNIKFIPIYGRQAYKIDGKFKFWGNMVIEAVGGGKGLVDALHNEANRLGITIHYNTAAVDLVTEQRKVKGIIVRHAGEERRIDCQAVVLASGGFHANVEMRTKYLGPGWDTVHTRGCKYNVGDGLRMAIQLGARTTGNWSGAHAVGGDRYLPDYKEGFQKLSYPFGILVNNEGKRFIDEGSDFRNYTYAKLGREILKQPGQCAWQIFDAKTKPYLREEYEGRHVSKVSAPTLEQLAEKMDGINKDRFLEEVHAYNAAVNRNAAFNPNILDGKATTGLDVPKSNWANPIEEGPFEAYAIGCGITFTYGGLKITKKAEVIHNDFTKIDGLYAAGEIVGGLYYDNYPGGAGLTSGAVFGRIAGEQAAKYSRSKITI, from the coding sequence ATGTTAAATGAACAGGCAGATATCGTCGTAGTAGGTGCCGGAAATGCCGCGTTATGCGCGGCCATTTCGGCAGCAGAACATGGCACGAAAGTAACAGTACTGGAAATTTCCTCTGAAGAAGAAAAGGGTGGCAATACGACCTATACGCATGGATCGATTCGCTTTGCTTTTAAAAATGGCGAAGAGGTTCGGCAATTGCTGCCGGATATGACGGATGAGGAATTTGCGATGACGGATTTCGGCAGCTATCCAAGCGAACAGTTTTTTGATGACGTATGCACGATGTCAAACTTTCGTACAGATTACGATTTAACATCGGTCATGACCGACAAGAGCTTTGAAACGATGCAATGGTTACTCGATCACAATATTAAGTTCATTCCGATTTATGGACGTCAGGCATACAAAATAGACGGAAAATTCAAATTTTGGGGCAACATGGTCATTGAAGCAGTCGGCGGCGGAAAAGGCTTAGTTGATGCGTTACATAATGAAGCCAATCGTTTAGGCATTACAATCCATTACAATACGGCGGCTGTTGATCTTGTAACGGAGCAGCGCAAAGTAAAAGGGATTATCGTCCGTCACGCTGGTGAAGAACGCCGAATTGACTGCCAGGCGGTCGTGCTGGCAAGCGGCGGCTTCCATGCAAATGTGGAAATGCGAACGAAATATTTGGGCCCGGGCTGGGATACGGTTCATACGCGCGGTTGTAAATATAACGTGGGGGACGGCCTGCGAATGGCAATTCAGCTCGGAGCCCGAACAACAGGAAACTGGTCCGGTGCGCACGCGGTTGGAGGCGACCGTTACTTGCCGGATTATAAAGAAGGCTTCCAGAAATTAAGCTATCCGTTCGGCATCCTCGTCAATAATGAAGGCAAACGCTTTATAGATGAAGGTTCCGATTTTCGAAACTATACGTACGCCAAGCTTGGACGTGAAATATTAAAGCAGCCGGGGCAGTGTGCATGGCAAATTTTTGATGCAAAAACAAAACCTTACCTGCGAGAAGAATACGAAGGGCGCCACGTATCGAAAGTGTCCGCGCCTACGCTGGAACAATTAGCCGAAAAAATGGACGGCATCAATAAGGATCGTTTCCTGGAGGAAGTTCATGCCTATAATGCTGCGGTAAACCGTAATGCGGCATTCAATCCGAATATATTGGACGGCAAAGCAACAACTGGTCTTGACGTTCCGAAATCCAACTGGGCAAACCCGATAGAAGAAGGTCCGTTTGAAGCGTATGCCATCGGGTGCGGTATTACATTTACTTACGGCGGTTTGAAAATCACGAAAAAAGCGGAAGTCATTCATAATGATTTCACTAAAATAGATGGTTTGTATGCAGCGGGTGAAATTGTCGGTGGTTTATATTACGACAATTATCCGGGTGGTGCGGGTTTAACTTCCGGTGCGGTATTTGGCCGCATTGCAGGAGAACAGGCAGCAAAATATAGCCGAAGTAAAATCACGATTTAA
- a CDS encoding 2-keto-4-pentenoate hydratase, translated as MDIQQAANALLTAERSKQPIEPFTSSTDISVDDAYHIQLLQIKEKLKEAELVGMKVGLTSEVMQKMFNVDTPDFGHILSTMVYENNSTISKSHFIQPKVEFEIAFLLKEDLKGPNVTVEQVLQATKAIAPAIEIIDSRIMDWKFKFEDTVADNGSSAGAIIGTPSDLPPFEELANIPIVVKKNGEVIDQGVSNAVMGNPVKAIAWLANMLSEYDISLKAGQFILAGAITAAVFFEADDEFEIDFGKYGQLKVQFTD; from the coding sequence TTGGATATTCAACAAGCTGCTAATGCCTTATTAACTGCTGAACGTTCGAAACAGCCAATTGAACCTTTCACGTCGTCAACTGATATTTCAGTTGACGACGCTTATCATATTCAGCTGTTACAAATTAAAGAGAAATTGAAGGAAGCTGAACTGGTAGGAATGAAAGTTGGATTGACGAGCGAAGTCATGCAGAAGATGTTCAATGTAGACACGCCTGATTTTGGGCATATTTTGAGCACAATGGTATATGAAAATAACAGTACAATTTCGAAATCGCATTTTATTCAACCGAAAGTAGAATTTGAGATTGCTTTTTTATTAAAGGAAGATTTAAAAGGTCCGAATGTAACGGTCGAACAGGTACTACAGGCAACAAAAGCGATTGCACCGGCAATTGAAATTATCGATAGTCGCATTATGGACTGGAAATTTAAATTTGAGGATACGGTTGCGGATAACGGTTCGTCTGCAGGGGCAATTATCGGGACACCATCTGATTTACCACCTTTTGAGGAGCTCGCGAACATTCCGATAGTCGTGAAGAAAAATGGTGAAGTGATCGATCAAGGTGTAAGCAACGCGGTAATGGGAAACCCGGTGAAAGCAATTGCCTGGCTTGCCAATATGTTGAGTGAATATGATATTTCACTGAAAGCGGGTCAGTTCATTTTAGCGGGTGCGATTACAGCGGCAGTATTTTTCGAAGCGGATGACGAGTTTGAAATTGATTTCGGTAAGTACGGACAGTTGAAAGTACAGTTTACAGATTGA
- a CDS encoding VOC family protein: protein MKQAIAKLGYVALQSSNVEASLHFFQDVIGLELTERIGDTYYLRAWGDFQHHTLSISPGETGRVTHIGFRTKRKEDVALFADQLGGKGYEIEHITAWTTPGIGEAIRFTAPSGHRLELYYDIEKPVVEESRLSVLKNQTYKSYNKGASPRRLDHVNLHTDADSSVTYKFFTEELGFRINECIETEEGDILAGWMSVTPLVHDVALVSHENLETTARFHHISYWQDNSGDLLRAADICKEQGLQIIGPGKHSISQAIYLYVIDPGSGCRVELFTGGYLIFEPDWETVVWRPEERTFGNTYWGDSITGNPLIVPTIDATGIKETKAVPALEV from the coding sequence ATGAAACAAGCAATAGCAAAATTAGGGTATGTTGCGTTACAGTCTTCGAATGTGGAAGCATCATTGCATTTTTTCCAGGATGTTATCGGCCTTGAGCTAACAGAACGGATTGGAGATACGTATTATTTACGGGCGTGGGGAGACTTCCAACACCATACACTGTCCATTTCGCCAGGTGAAACAGGTCGGGTAACGCACATCGGTTTCCGTACAAAGCGCAAAGAGGATGTGGCTTTATTTGCGGATCAATTAGGCGGCAAAGGATATGAAATCGAGCATATCACTGCTTGGACTACACCGGGTATCGGTGAAGCAATCCGTTTTACAGCACCATCGGGACATCGGCTGGAGCTTTACTATGATATTGAAAAACCGGTTGTGGAAGAAAGCCGCCTCTCTGTCCTGAAAAATCAAACGTATAAATCATACAACAAAGGTGCTTCTCCTCGACGTCTTGATCATGTCAATCTTCATACGGATGCGGACTCTAGTGTCACTTATAAATTCTTCACGGAAGAACTTGGTTTCCGGATCAATGAGTGCATTGAAACAGAAGAAGGGGATATTTTAGCAGGGTGGATGAGTGTCACTCCATTAGTACATGATGTGGCATTGGTATCGCATGAAAATCTTGAAACAACAGCGCGATTCCACCACATTTCTTACTGGCAGGACAACTCGGGTGATCTACTGCGTGCTGCGGATATTTGCAAGGAGCAAGGGCTGCAAATTATTGGACCTGGGAAACATAGCATTTCACAGGCAATTTACTTATATGTGATCGATCCTGGAAGCGGTTGCAGAGTGGAGCTGTTTACAGGCGGTTATTTAATTTTCGAGCCGGACTGGGAAACAGTTGTATGGCGTCCCGAAGAACGTACATTTGGAAACACGTACTGGGGGGACAGCATTACAGGCAATCCGCTTATCGTCCCGACAATTGATGCAACAGGTATTAAAGAAACGAAGGCAGTACCAGCATTGGAAGTATAG